AATTGCTATTAAGAATAGAATGATAAGTTTAAATTAATTTGTTTTCAAAATGCAAACTATCATTCTTTTGAAAGGTACTAAAATAAAAACACACCCAAAAGTATTTCCAATATTTGATATAGAAATCTAATATAAATACTTTATTATATACTCAAAAATCTAATTGGAACAGATCATAGTTTgaacatatataaaaaaaattattgataaatttaaGATTTTTCGATGTATTCAGTCAATCCAATTTATTACTCCATCAATGTACCTTAGAAGGTCCATTCTTTTGTTTGCATCATATTGCCAAGTCAAAAATCTCGAAGTCGTTTCAGACGtgataagaataataattttgagataaaatttaaattaattttattttatatatttgatttgatatattaattaaatttgagattattttgttctaaaaatataacatgggCGATCATAATCTCatatataaaatgaaataaatattttagccTATAAATTATCTTTATTTATCTCATCTAGCTTTATCAAAAACTATCAAACGACATGATTGGTCTTGTAGTACTGGCCCTGTCCTGAAAGGACCCCAAATCTATTCCTAGGGGAGTCCTTAACAGGATACCTCAATGTCCACAAAAGTCATCTTTTTTTTGTCCCAATAAATAACGTTGAATATTTAATTAATCATAGAGACATTTTTAGAGTAGATTCACTTTCGACTCAAacatgcaaaaataataatttatgtatATGTAAATATGTATAGAATAGATCACACGTTCTGAATTTAATAACTCTGCCAAATGGATTTGCAGGAAGGTAGATTTTAGCTTGTTTAATAACTCTTGGATTACAATATTCATTTAGATTAAATAATGCTTGATCTGTTCGAGAAACGAATGAAATTGGAGTCCTATTATCCTTCTCGATGCAAATTAAAGACCACATAAATATTGAGGATATCATAATCAGTACATCTCAAATTCCTAGACCTCTTCCAAAAATGTCAAGGGATACCTTCTTTATTTACTCTTCCTCATTAGTCAAAGGCTACATTACCACTCTCCAAGAACTAGCTTTCTAAGACTCCCTGATATGATATAAACCATATGATAATAGatagaatattttttatgcattatttggtttaatgtattaaaaaataatatgcattgcataaaaaaatttacttacaaaaatatcatcaacaatTATGATGGAAAAGATGTAAAAGGGGTTTTGCGGGGTAATTGAGATTTTTAACCATAATAATGCAAGCATTAAATCCCTTTGCATTACTAATATCTAGAAATccatggtattagtaatgcaagtcTTAATACGCAATAGAGTgtataattaatgcaagcatcttgcattagttatacatgtCATGAAAAAGTGTACCAAACAAGATACTACTAATACACCTAATTAATGCACGCATTATTTTTGCTAACACACTTTACCAAACGCCCctaaatgtatttattttgaaaagtgcTTTTTGCgcgaaataatatttttaaaaggaaaaacattttgatttattcttcaattttacGATTTAGAGTTGATATTACCCTCATTATATAAGTGACTCACATATATTCCTATCGTCACACGGATGGACATGATATACCCTTTTCGTCtaaagaaagtgaaaaaaataattttcatttttttttgggtttttttttttaaaaaataatccatGTAGTTGTATATTTGATATCCTTCTAGCAAAGTTTAAGGGTATATTTGATCTTTTTcacttgtaattttttttttgacttctttgtcCATAAGGGTATTATAGTCAGGACACATAATTTCTAAATCATTGTGTGAATAAAAAATGTGACAAGTAAAGTGGTTTGACGGGTGTACTACTCTCTTTTGCTATTACTCAAAAACACCTTTTCATTTCTAAAAGTTTGGTCAAGAACATTAACTTTCtcaaatatgtatttttaaaaataaatacttttgaCTTTTCAGAAGTGTCGGCAAACaaactagagtagtaattaagAGCTAACTTGATATTATAACTAGAATAGTAAAGAAAAAGATTGTAAATTTAAGCGAGATACTCTAaataaatctaaaaataaaataaaatttgtatacaTATAATAGGATCGCATTCATTCTAAATATACtcgtaaaaaaaaagaaggacaAAGATAAGAATATATAGTAAAGATCAGTTTTGCAGTAATATATTAATCTCCTTGGGAAAAAAGCCTCCTTTTTAGGCTCTTGATTAACATAAGATGGATCAAagtttcctttctctctctctcataGCGTATATACACATGCATGATTTAGATTAaacaaagaaatttaaaaaagtaCTACTActaactaattaattagtttttcATCATCCTAAGAGCCAATGCTTGAAGTTCACCCAAATCAGTTTGAGAAGGTCTCTtcctactattactattactactactatagGCCGCTTGATGATAAAACACTTGGTCTAATCGGCTTTGTATCTCTTgcacattattattattgttgttcattCCATCACTATAATGATCAATTGATTCAAGTGAACTTTGTGGTGATGAATTGGAGTTCATAGTGTATGttggattattattattattgttaggtgggaaagatgatgCCATTAGCCCAATTGATGATGCCATATTAATGTTGGGCCATTCATGATGAGGATAAGAATTTTCTGaatttcttgaattgttgagtaaACTTTGTGCTAGCTGAGTCTTCACTTGCATAAGTTGAGCTTGCAGGTATGCTACCTAACAAATTAATATGACCAAATAGAAATCAGAAACATACcaagaggaaaagaaaaaaaaaggttgaGAATTTACTACATATATATAATCTCTATCTATCTTAGTTCTACTTGCACATTTTTATAAGCTTTTAAAGCATTGTTCTCGTACTATTATTAGAAGCAAAAGATTTTTCCATCACGAATCCATAGAAAATTTGTGTTGTAGAATAtgattttttcaattatttttcattGAATTAGATCACATGGTGGAAAATAGATTCTCAATAAATTAGTGAAAAACTTCCTAAATTTTACATAGGaaaacattattattttttcttttttcactaattaaatcaaaatatcagtGAAAATAATCAGTTAACATTTTTCGAAATAATCAGTGGACAAGATACATCTCTTTGTTTTGACGTTGGACAAGTAGtttaagaagaaaaacaaagcaTATTGAGTGTGTGTTAGATACCAAGGGAAAtactttaattatattttcacatCTCCTCATAAAAATCTTAATTCACTCCTACATACTTAAATTTCGCATATAGCATGTATAACTCTAACCAGCAACGAAATAAAATTGAAGTTAGGTTACCTGTTGTTGTAAAGCGAAAATATGTGCAACACATCCATAAACAGGATCTTTGATCCTAGCTTGTGCTTCATAAGCAATAGTAACAACAGCCTCGCATCGATCAGGTACAGGAACGTGCAACAACAATTTAGAAACATTACTCGCTCCGAACACCTTATGTATGGCTGCAAATCTAGCAGGACCTTGTTCCGAACAGAAATAAGGAGCAAAGATACAATCGGCAGCACACTTGCGGCGCAAAAATTTACATGCGCCGCAAGGTGATGATCCTGTAGACATATTATAATTAGATGgtgcaaaaaaaagaaaaataagttttacttaacaaagagaaaaagaagaagaagaagaagcacaCGAGCAGACTAGGAAATGGTGCAGATAATGAAGAAGGTGGGGCTAATAGTAGGGAGTTTATATAAGGAGTATCAAATGAAAGGGGACATACAAGTTTTATGTGTAGGGTTCTTAGGGGACATTTAGCAATAGCCTCTGTCGTGtaagacttttgaaatttgtgattTATAAATTTGTGTTTCTCattaagaaatataaaaatgataTCAATATTATTGTTTGGAACGAAGCTTATcactaaaaatatgtaattttctttttgaattaaCTGAAAATAgtgttgagaaaattaaagtggagaagaagaagtaCTAATTAAGAAAGAGTTTTTAAACTTTTATACTAAAAGTAAAAActataattttgaaaatactagcatagcatagtttgtttgcaAGTGTTTGCTTTATTTTTAAGGTAATTGATTTCACTTATTGTGTATAGTGGTggagtcaaaaaaataataattactataattaaggagattttaaaaaaatctaaaactgccccttttaaaaaaaatatttggaccccttgtaattattttttagatgacttaatagtataaaaaattctattttagaGGATCGTTTggtatgcaaattaaattattccGAGATTATAGTTTTGGGATTATAATTTGTGGACTAATTTAATCCATATGGAAGATGGTATAAGataattttaaattgaataAGATAAGATAGAATATCTCTAAATTAAGTTTAATATTAGATTTATATCATGTTTGATTTATAATACCATCAaccaaatataatattaagCTCGGATACCAAATCTAATTATGTGATGATGTCTCACCTTATTTTGAATATCAATCGAATCGTTGAAtagaaattaaatttatattttatagcTTAAGTGTGTATACTTTATTGATTTGTTAAGTTTCTTAGACCATATTAGTTTTTGTATTAGTATATTAGTTCCAATTGAGGAAGAAAAtcccaattcttttttttattatactgTTTGTTTACCAGTATAATACATgatcttagataggagggtgtggaggacccacattagggtagaaggctagttcatagtctcgttattcttctctattcataggtgtagtagtgcattacgatctcttgcgctttgacttctgatttctgttatttctattattatttattactttctatgctttgattactcaattttacctgtgacgctttcattatttatttaatcgttatttgttattagtatttagttatttgtatttatttgttacctattcgttatttgtttgttgtttttctcataaaacttttaattttctattcttatctaatattttttttatgcatttatgcttttactgagccgagggtcttcaggaaacagtcgtcctaccttgataggagtaaggtctgcgtacattctactcTCCCTAAACCCcatattgtggaatttcactgggttgatATTGTTGTACTGTTTGTTTACCAGCTTTAATTTGCTAGTCGTGGTGACAAGGGAGAGGGGCCACTATCATTTGTCATGTTGTTAATATTGAACGTTacgttttaattttttaaaagaagatGATAATTTTCCATcttctattttttaattaatttcccGCCGAACGCCGCACCTGGGAACTGCTGCTTCTTATTTGTTgctttctaaaaagaaaaaaaatatatagttttttttatccTAGCTAATGACACGTGGTGGTGATGCTTTTGTACTTTGACTTCCAAGCTAATGAATTATTCAAGTTGATGTAATTTAAATTAGGATGAATAgattaaataattgaattgttattattttgcAAGTTTCATGTGTATGTATATTATTGGGTGTTTTTGTTGCAAGTTCTTTGGATTACAAATCcctttataataataataaaattctttAGTTAAATATGTAACAAAGAATTTGAGATAATTTGTTGAGAGatgaaaaaatcataaaaatcatgagCTCATGATAATTTAGGGATTTTTGTGTGAAtcaataatttagatatgaaattcaTGAAATAGTTAGCCATTTAGAGGGATGTTTAACATAATTTAATTAGACACTGGAAAAACAATTCACGTGTGCTTCCACTTGAAATTCCTTGGAGGAGATTTTGGAGAGCAATGTTCATGTAGCATGTCATATTCTTCAAGGAGTATTTTAATATAAGTTTATGATTAAAGcgactttaaaatattatattttttggttTTAATTCGTAATTTTACCACTTTCATTAAatttattgaattcaaaatctattatttatacatatttaatgaatttttaaCACATTACATAGTGGATGAATAGATGAACACATAGCTATTACATTGGATACGCCACTTGATACAACTTGGGGGTTGTATCATCCTTGTTGATGGCAGTTCAGGAATTCTGAACACCATACAGATGTTTGACTACTTTTTGGCTACTCAAAAAGTGAACAATCAATGCGAAGGTTTAAGACTTACAATTACAATATTTAAGTAATGCAGTTTAAGCAAAGTGtctcatattcttatttatcttatataattttttagttTATCGATCACTTCAATAAAGACATTGAACTTCCAATAATATTTTGGTGTCCTTCGTGGAATATCAGTCTTTTAATATTTCTGCAACACAGAGTTAAAGAGTAAAGTTTTCTTTTAGAGTAGCCTTTGCCCTTTAATCATCTCCTCCCAAATTCCAATCAAGATGATGAGGTGCCCCACAAATGAAAATAATTGGCATTAATTTACGAGTTGGATACATATAAAAATGGAGAATTGTACTTCATCCCATCCTTTTTTAGTCGCCccttatattaaaatagattattttttttactttattttttataaatgctttgaaaatttgaatttgactattaatattttatatagtcATTTAATGATAGGGGTATTATTGAAATAAAATGGTAAACTTCTTTGAATTTTTAGATTGTACaagtaaaatgaaatatttattcttaatatattaataaagtaaTATGAAACGGAACGAGTATGAGTTACGACTATTATGACTTTGAAATATGGGTGAACAAAATAGAGCGACTCATTTCATTGGTATTATACGTTTATTAAAGACCTAGGAAATTTGAAATATTGTGATTTACGAGTTCCCAAGTGCTCATTAAATCAGTGCAACATATATCTAACCTAGGATTATATAGTAAGTGAATGAAGGGTGGGTTTGATATGCaggaaaatttgaaaaatatttgtcGTAAATAAGTGATTTTcctactctttttttttctagtagAGCATTTAGGTATAATCTAGAAAAATACTATGATATCGACTCTTATCCCCGACCTCGATCGAAGACTTGACTTGACCTCAACATCAACCCGAAACATGATCCTAACATCAATCCTGACCCAGGACTCGACCCTCGACCTTGACCTCAACCCCGACTCAAAACTTGATCTTCGACCAGAAATTGATCTAACCTTAATCATTATCCAACAACCTACTCTAGCCACGACTCAGCTCATGAAACCGAATTTGGACTTAACCTCAAACCCTAATTCTAAACTGAAATCGAAGATCCAACCCCATATTATGACCCGACATTGACCCCGAGTTAGGGTCAAGGTCGAATTGAGTTCTATCATAGGGCCCAAGTGGTGGTCAAAAGTTGGGTCCTAGATCGAGGTCGAGGTTCGGGTCGGGATCAAGAATTTGTTCTCACATTAGAGTCGAGTTTTGAATTGGGAGTTAGTCTTGAGTTGAGGTCGGGATTGGGAGTTGGGTCTCGAATCGAGGTCATGTGTCAAGATCCAACCTATGGTCTAGGCATAACACGACAATTAGAATTttgaaggaccccaaccaagcctcttagcataacattcaagaccatacataaggtaatgaaataataaaagCAAGGATCAAAGATACGTAAGCATAATCTCaatatagaacataagtctcaaatgcAGAATAAGAGACAACATAGATTCTATGAATATCTAGCATGcttctactagtctagatggtgGGGAGGGGGGGTAAGACAacctcctagctcacccaatataaaagggaaaagaagtcataaactcataagaaGTAAAATGTCTTATCCttggaacatgaggactcaccaataatacAATAAtgctaactctagccatgagcaAGAGGAGGAAGAACGTGATCGTtagtccctacattatgatataatataggcaaaaattatgcgttagtacatggaatgcactaagtatgtgagaagatgcaCAGTCAATAACATAGggcataatcaatatgaatcacgggatacaagaccaatatctttaaaacatgagaaGGATTATGAaattatcataagaactcataactcaactaaaacTGGTGTGGGTTAGTATCAcgacctagtcgtaacacagcgATCGGGATGCGAGGAATctcaaccataagccatcttagcatacatcgcatgcataaggtaaagaacaatataaagcTGAGCaaaagtaatcattaagtggggaatgAGACTAAGGGAAATTAACTCTATAAACGTCCAATTTGGACTACACCAATaaatatcgtctaaacatgcctctagtctatcTTTGACGGGGGATTAGGAcaaactcctagctcaccctaacaatagaacaAAGTGAAGACAACAAtaatcatgaataaaagtcttgtcctcggtagaatgaggactcatcaacttctttgaaatctaaaaaaATCTCTAGCCATGATTGGgtgatcgtgagtgtcgtctgtccctacattatgagataatgtaggtaaaCTATGCATTAGtgcgtttgaatgtactaagtatgtgaggtatgcatgaacaaataatgtacataattaatatgccataggatgcatgaccaatcataataaaTCATGAGTACAGTTTAAAAGCAActtaaaacatatgaaactcatggtcaatgcatatcataaaaactttaacttccaactcataacttgacatctcataaatttaacttgaacttgtgtggaataagacctttaaccgacaaaTAAGGtcatgagagctattacatgaaatctgatGACTCTTGCATTGAGACAAGCCGATGACTCTTGCATCgaaacaggggaggctaccATGCCACGTCAGGATTCATTGCTCAAACCAAATCACGCCAACATTATGGAAGTTCCTGGATTGTGTAAAATAATAGTAGTAGCAAAGAcgtgccagggcatactccaaaggTATCTCAACTAAACTCAActaggctatgtggatccatgagttaggccatgaaggcaacctacgtaggcaacgtagtttgggactttaggttgctactaggattcccttggataaccaactgcGTTATCATTCTGAACCCACCTAGaaatcctctcggtgcttagtcaatatcccaatggaaactcattaaaacataatcatagtatagtaggaaaagatagtaattgcctatcaatctatctttaaaacatattaggaataactaatctacttagtgattcataagaatctataacttcggtgagaattttctttatcaccatctttaaacatcttttgatcttaacccttatcatcatcataactttaaatttaaaatcataaatctcaactttaacttatataaatctttcattgaaaatcatttaactcctaaacaactcataactcatcttaaattcataattatggcttgaaaatatagctttatgcatgggaatctataaatcaactggaaatcatgcaattcatatgagaacatgcatataaatatcattgatatcatttaaaaacaaaatcaaatcagcctaatacaattcatcaaaactaggattcataatcaattgaaaattgaatgaaactTGAGGAatatttgggacttcatgggtgaaaagagcccatgaatcaatccccacataccttgcttgaattcactaagaattgaagaagaaaccttgtagaAATCTGGAAATCCTAGCTTTTtgtttgaagaagaaaccttgagagatttTATTCTTGCCTTaagaaaattttaggagaatgaattgaataggaggggaatttgaagaatagaATATTTGTAGACTTTGAATTTGGCCATAAAagtttctaggttcattgaaccaaactttgaaaAAGACACAATTTCCCTTCATTTAATCTCGGATTTTGAACCTATGAATGAGTTCCTACGAGTCGTCAAAGTGTTGATGAATCACCTAAATGACTCGTCTTGTAGGTCTGAGAAAAAGGCTtaaaaattgagtctctgaagtttgcaaaCGGGCAGGTTCTATGATCCGTAATCTTCATCATGGCTTCTGCAAGTCGTGTACTTGCCCCTGAGGAATTCCTTGAATAAGGCCTCAAAAGTCATCCTACAAAAACTTTCTACAGGTTATCTATTAGAGAACGGACCAtaatagtgagtcgtaggacatcTCTTTAAGGTTGGTCCCAACTAACCATAACGACTTCCTCCACAACTCATTTCTACGGGTCGTGTAAACTTCCACGACTCGTAGAGAACTTGGGTCCAGTTCAAGATTTGAAAAATtgttctccttggttccaacatcccgacttacggggtcttacaatatgtcccccttggaaacattcattcTTGAATGAGATTTAACTTATCATAAGAAGGATACGGAAATAGGACTATCAAccaacatgattatgatgacatcttaaaatgcatggaacatgaaatctttaacttaacataaaattataactttaaaatcaactttttcatgaacgtgcatgcatatgaatgacataggaggaactgaatacgtaagagttcaactagcttgaataagagcaacttactactttagtcttgggtagagggaaagaggtacgggtatcgttttatcatatccgcctccgcctcccaagtagaactttctacttgttgatttctccataacactttgacgaacacaacttctttgtttcttaacttattaacttgccggtctaagatttccaccaaaacttcttcataagtcaaagtTTCCTCAACACTTAAATCTTTCAATGACACAATAGAGTTTGTATTActcacaaacttcctcaacatagacatatgaaacaccgggtgaaccaaagctaactcaaatggaaaatctaactcataagccactttgccaacacgtcttaatatcttgtaaggtccaacgtatctaggactcaatttccttttcttgccaAAACGCATTAcaaccttcatgggtgaaaccttcaaatagacccaatcatccacttcaaattcaagctctttttCCTAACAtctgaataagacttttgatgactttgatccATCTttaacctctcccttatgagtcttaccttgtCCATAGCATCGATAACCAAATCTGgaccggggatctacatctcctcccatacaatgcttcaaaaggagctatttggatgctagagtgataactattattataggcaaactcaatcaatggcaaatgttcatctcaactttctttaaaatcaataacacgtgccctaagcatatcctctaaagtttggatagttctttcggcttgaccttagtttgagggtgaaaaatagtacttaacttaacttttataccgagacccttttgaaatgaccttCAAAAGTGTAAAGTGAATTTTGTACCTCGATTcgatatgatggacaagggcataccatgaagtcttaccaactcacgtacatacaacttagcataatctttggcaccataggaagtcttaactagtACCAAATTAGACGACTTGGTCATCCATTCTATAATAACCAATCATATTatttcttagtacgaggcaaacccgttacaaaatctatatttacatcttcccattttcaagtaggaatttcaatatcttggggtAGACCTCccagtctttgatgctcaactttaacttattggcaatttggacacgtaGATACAAACTttgttatgtccttcttcatgtcattccaccaatacacttctctcaaatcatgatacatcttggtgaaACCCGGATGAATCGAGTATTGGGAACTATGAGCCTTATTTAATATCAATTCTCTCTATCCATCAACGTTAGgtacacacaaacgaccttggtaacgtagcacaccatctcccccttgggagaaagcctcaatggatgtTTCgtcaaccgacttctttaagtCAACCAACATTGGATATTGGTCTTGCTTAGTCTTAACATTCACTACAAGAGacaattctgaaccattatgaacaagaacacctccatcattggaatcaaccaaatgcacacctaaacgtgctaacctatgaacatctttaatcaattctcTCTTATCTTCTTTAACATGtgccacactactcatggacaatctacttagtatatcgacaaccacattagctttgcttGGATGATAtaacatactcatatcataatctttcaacaattcaagccatcttctttgcctaatgttcaaatctttttgcttaaacccatattgtaaactcttatgatcggtgaacacatccacatggacaccataaagatagtgtctccaaatctttaagaaaaacacaaccaccgctagttcaagatcatgggttggatattttcgttcatgcaccttaagtttgctagaagaataggctattaccttatgATTTTGCATCAATaaacaaccaagaccaactcttgatgcatcacaatacaccacaaaaccatcagacccttctgacaaggtcaagataggagtggtagtgagacgatccttcaattcttggaaactcttttcttatgcttccgaccattgaaacttcaccttcttttgagttaactTGGTCAAAGATGATGAGATCGATGAAACCCTTCCATAAATCTCTTATAGAATccggctaggcccaagaaactcca
This DNA window, taken from Solanum dulcamara chromosome 3, daSolDulc1.2, whole genome shotgun sequence, encodes the following:
- the LOC129881722 gene encoding LOB domain-containing protein 16-like, encoding MSTGSSPCGACKFLRRKCAADCIFAPYFCSEQGPARFAAIHKVFGASNVSKLLLHVPVPDRCEAVVTIAYEAQARIKDPVYGCVAHIFALQQQVAYLQAQLMQVKTQLAQSLLNNSRNSENSYPHHEWPNINMASSIGLMASSFPPNNNNNNPTYTMNSNSSPQSSLESIDHYSDGMNNNNNNVQEIQSRLDQVFYHQAAYSSSNSNSRKRPSQTDLGELQALALRMMKN